The Streptomyces sp. DH-12 genome has a window encoding:
- a CDS encoding IS6 family transposase — MIFWLIVLEGLSVGAVSLSYKGHRYPVEVISHCVWLYFRFPLSLREVEELTLERGIVVSHETVRRWCAKFGSAYAGALRRRRPRPGDKWRLDEVFIKINVRLQCLWRAVDQDGSVLDILMQNRRDKAAARRFFRGLLKKTGAVPRVIVTDKLRSYGAAHREVMPCVEHRQSKCLNNRAENSHQPARQRERAMKGFRSVGGAQRFLSAFSGISPHFRPRRHLMTAAAHRAEMTVRFAIRKQITGVATAA, encoded by the coding sequence ATGATCTTCTGGTTGATCGTGCTGGAGGGGCTGTCCGTGGGGGCCGTGTCGCTGTCGTACAAGGGGCACCGGTACCCGGTCGAGGTGATCTCCCACTGTGTGTGGCTGTACTTCCGTTTCCCGCTGTCGTTGCGCGAGGTCGAGGAGCTGACGCTCGAGCGCGGGATCGTCGTCTCCCACGAGACGGTGCGCCGCTGGTGCGCCAAGTTCGGGTCGGCCTACGCAGGCGCGCTGCGCCGCCGGCGGCCTCGGCCTGGGGACAAGTGGCGCCTGGACGAGGTCTTCATCAAGATCAACGTGCGGTTGCAGTGCCTGTGGCGGGCGGTCGACCAGGACGGCAGCGTCCTGGACATCCTGATGCAGAACCGCCGGGACAAGGCCGCGGCCAGACGCTTCTTCCGCGGACTTCTGAAGAAGACCGGCGCGGTGCCGCGGGTGATCGTCACCGACAAACTCCGCTCCTACGGCGCCGCCCACCGGGAGGTCATGCCCTGCGTCGAACACCGGCAGTCGAAGTGCCTGAACAACCGGGCGGAAAACAGTCACCAGCCCGCCAGGCAACGCGAGCGGGCGATGAAAGGCTTCCGCTCGGTGGGCGGAGCACAGCGGTTCCTCTCCGCGTTCAGCGGCATCTCACCCCACTTCCGGCCCCGCCGCCATCTGATGACCGCTGCTGCCCACCGAGCCGAGATGACCGTCCGCTTCGCAATCCGGAAGCAGATCACCGGCGTCGCCACCGCGGCCTGA
- a CDS encoding cytochrome P450, whose amino-acid sequence MSVVDLAALGESFTRDPYPVYARLRSQGPVHRIRMPEGGAEAWLVVGYEAGRAALADQRLSKDWSKASPSLPLGAISPGTHMLRADPPDHTRLRKLVAREFTTRRVEELAPRIQETTDTLLDRMLAAPGGRVDLVEALSFPLPISVICELLGVPDLDRGSFRAWSNDALGAADPELRQTAAKSMAHYLVELVERKRQQPGDDLMSGLIHNSDDNGDRLSHEELLGMAWLLLVAGHETTVNLISNAVLALLTHSEQLAALRADLSLVDAAVEEALRYEGPLETPTFRFTTEPVTIGDTVIPGGGELVLVAMADANRDPERFPEPDRFDILRDARGHVAFGHGIHHCLGAPLARLEARIALRTLLERCPDLALDVHPAAITWRPGMMIRGPRSLPVRFAR is encoded by the coding sequence ATGAGCGTGGTCGATCTCGCGGCGCTCGGCGAGTCCTTCACCCGCGACCCCTACCCCGTCTACGCCCGACTGCGGTCGCAGGGCCCGGTGCACCGCATTCGCATGCCGGAAGGAGGCGCGGAGGCCTGGCTCGTCGTCGGATACGAGGCCGGACGCGCCGCCCTCGCGGACCAGAGACTCTCCAAGGACTGGAGCAAGGCCTCGCCCTCCCTTCCCCTCGGCGCCATATCCCCCGGCACGCATATGCTCAGGGCCGACCCGCCGGACCACACCCGGCTGCGCAAGCTGGTCGCCCGGGAGTTCACCACGCGCCGCGTCGAGGAGCTCGCCCCGCGCATCCAGGAGACGACGGACACGCTCCTGGACAGGATGCTCGCCGCCCCCGGCGGGCGCGTCGACCTCGTCGAGGCGCTGTCTTTTCCGCTGCCCATCTCCGTGATCTGCGAACTTCTGGGTGTGCCGGACCTGGACCGGGGCTCCTTCAGGGCGTGGTCGAACGACGCACTCGGCGCGGCCGACCCCGAACTGCGTCAGACCGCGGCGAAGTCGATGGCGCACTACCTGGTGGAGCTGGTGGAGCGCAAGCGGCAGCAGCCCGGTGACGATCTCATGAGCGGACTGATCCACAACTCGGACGACAACGGCGACAGGCTCTCCCACGAGGAACTCCTCGGCATGGCCTGGCTGCTGCTCGTGGCCGGCCACGAGACCACCGTGAACCTCATATCCAACGCCGTCCTCGCCCTGCTGACCCACTCCGAGCAACTGGCCGCTCTGCGCGCGGACCTCTCCCTCGTCGACGCAGCCGTCGAGGAGGCGCTGCGCTACGAGGGACCGCTGGAGACCCCCACGTTCCGCTTCACCACCGAACCGGTGACGATCGGCGACACGGTCATCCCCGGAGGGGGCGAACTCGTCCTCGTCGCCATGGCCGATGCCAACCGCGACCCCGAACGCTTCCCCGAGCCCGACCGCTTCGACATCCTCCGTGACGCCCGCGGCCATGTGGCGTTCGGCCACGGCATCCACCACTGCCTGGGTGCGCCGTTGGCCCGGCTGGAGGCGCGCATCGCCCTGCGGACGCTGCTGGAACGCTGCCCGGACCTGGCTCTGGACGTCCACCCGGCGGCGATCACCTGGCGCCCGGGAATGATGATCCGCGGTCCGCGCAGCCTGCCCGTACGGTTCGCCCGGTAG
- a CDS encoding peptidase inhibitor family I36 protein: protein MNLAFKTSVVGAVLASTAVLAAPGTASADEPVTRCEEGQICLYDGHNLTGSNLQLQYRVDIPNLGWAWNDRASSVWNRAVGPVCIYTDADYRGYHYTIMPGEKQELLFLFDNAVSSLEYGGCGAP from the coding sequence ATGAACCTGGCATTCAAGACCTCGGTAGTAGGAGCAGTTCTCGCCTCAACCGCCGTACTGGCGGCTCCGGGAACCGCATCGGCTGATGAACCCGTGACCCGCTGTGAAGAAGGCCAGATCTGCCTCTACGATGGCCACAACCTCACCGGGAGCAACCTGCAGCTCCAGTATCGGGTGGACATCCCCAACCTCGGCTGGGCGTGGAACGACCGGGCCAGCTCGGTGTGGAACCGTGCCGTGGGGCCCGTCTGCATCTACACTGACGCCGACTACCGCGGCTACCACTACACCATAATGCCGGGTGAGAAGCAGGAGCTTCTGTTCCTCTTCGACAACGCGGTGAGCTCCCTTGAGTACGGCGGCTGCGGGGCCCCCTGA
- a CDS encoding transposase, with protein sequence MGTARYSGEFKRDAVALVESGGRRIPSVARELGVNPESLRQWVARSRAEAAASGAGGEGPLSPAEREEPRRLRRQVRELGTEREILRKAAACFAKEMGR encoded by the coding sequence ATGGGTACTGCGAGGTACTCGGGGGAGTTCAAGCGGGACGCGGTCGCGCTGGTGGAGTCCGGTGGGCGGCGCATCCCGTCGGTGGCGCGAGAGCTGGGTGTCAACCCGGAGTCGTTGCGGCAGTGGGTCGCGCGCTCACGGGCGGAAGCCGCCGCGTCCGGTGCGGGCGGTGAGGGCCCGTTGAGCCCTGCGGAGCGCGAGGAACCGCGGCGCTTGCGCAGGCAGGTCCGTGAGCTGGGGACGGAGCGCGAGATCCTGCGGAAAGCAGCCGCGTGTTTTGCCAAGGAGATGGGTCGATGA
- a CDS encoding GNAT family N-acetyltransferase — translation MPATKRTSVTAPVSVRPLAEPDLDRADEIFRVAFGTFFKVPEPETFFGTADYIHTRWAADPQAAFAATIEGEVVGSNFAADWGSVGFFGPLTVHPDLWDQGIGRRLMEPVMDCFDTWGNRHLGLFTFSHSPKHLELYRRYGFWPRFLTAVMRKQVTAGATVPGRVLYGELTAAERPGALRLGRALTQAVHEGLNLEREITAVQTQGLGDTVLLENADSGLDGLAVCHCGAGSEAGEDVCFVKFGAVRPGPGAADRFERLLEACEQLAAEKGLRQLDAGTNLARQDAYRRMADRGFRTWLQGVTMHKPNEPGYSHADAYVIDDWR, via the coding sequence ATGCCCGCAACGAAGCGAACGAGTGTCACCGCCCCGGTATCGGTCCGCCCGCTGGCCGAGCCGGACCTTGACCGAGCCGACGAGATCTTCAGGGTTGCTTTCGGGACCTTCTTCAAGGTCCCCGAGCCGGAGACGTTCTTCGGGACCGCCGACTACATCCACACCCGCTGGGCGGCGGACCCGCAGGCCGCCTTCGCGGCGACCATCGAGGGCGAGGTCGTCGGATCGAACTTCGCCGCCGACTGGGGCAGCGTCGGATTCTTCGGCCCGCTGACCGTACACCCAGACCTGTGGGACCAAGGCATCGGCAGGCGCCTTATGGAACCGGTCATGGACTGCTTCGATACCTGGGGGAACCGACACCTGGGTCTGTTCACCTTCTCGCACAGTCCCAAGCACCTCGAGCTCTACCGCCGGTACGGTTTCTGGCCCCGCTTCCTCACCGCCGTCATGAGGAAACAGGTCACCGCCGGTGCCACGGTCCCCGGCCGCGTGCTGTACGGGGAGCTGACCGCCGCCGAGCGGCCGGGTGCGCTGCGCCTGGGCCGCGCACTGACGCAGGCCGTGCACGAAGGCCTGAACCTGGAGCGCGAGATCACGGCCGTGCAGACGCAAGGGCTCGGTGACACCGTCCTCCTCGAGAACGCCGACTCCGGCCTCGACGGTCTGGCCGTCTGCCACTGCGGAGCGGGATCGGAGGCCGGTGAGGACGTGTGCTTCGTCAAATTCGGCGCCGTACGTCCCGGCCCAGGCGCCGCAGACCGGTTCGAACGACTGCTGGAGGCGTGCGAGCAACTGGCCGCCGAGAAGGGACTGAGGCAACTGGACGCTGGGACCAACCTGGCCCGCCAGGACGCCTACCGGCGCATGGCCGACCGCGGTTTCCGTACCTGGCTGCAAGGCGTGACCATGCACAAGCCCAACGAACCCGGCTACAGTCACGCGGACGCCTACGTGATCGACGACTGGCGCTGA
- a CDS encoding YihY/virulence factor BrkB family protein — translation MGTAVHVPQTRDMLGDELSGDEALTALRRYGGLRLLADSFTRFRYADGFTNARALAFQVVLGLVPFTVVLVGLATSVHTESVGRVIELTLGRIVPGASADVVEKAFEGTRRSAGSDVWSTVALWLGLGFAVLNLASAMAQIERGANRIYGIERDRPFVRKYGRALALAFTAGLPMVLGFLVLVAGETVGDAVARTLGHGTGGAAWWAVLDVPAGLLLAWVASAVILRWSPRRDQPGYTWLAFGSAVHLVLWISATWLLALYVGRSGAFGAVYGPLTAFIALLLWANLTAVALFLGIAFAAQLEAARAGIRTPVKPDPGPGA, via the coding sequence GTGGGAACCGCCGTCCACGTTCCGCAGACCCGGGACATGCTCGGAGACGAACTCTCCGGCGACGAAGCCCTCACCGCCCTGCGGCGGTACGGGGGCCTCAGGCTGCTGGCCGACTCCTTCACCCGGTTCCGCTACGCGGACGGCTTCACCAACGCCCGGGCCCTCGCCTTCCAGGTCGTGCTCGGCCTGGTCCCCTTCACCGTCGTGCTCGTGGGTCTCGCCACGTCGGTGCACACGGAGAGCGTGGGCCGGGTCATCGAGCTGACCCTCGGCCGGATCGTGCCGGGCGCCAGCGCGGACGTCGTCGAGAAGGCCTTCGAGGGCACCCGGCGCAGCGCCGGCAGCGACGTGTGGAGCACGGTCGCGCTCTGGCTGGGCCTCGGGTTCGCGGTGCTGAACCTCGCCTCGGCCATGGCGCAGATCGAACGGGGCGCCAACCGCATCTACGGCATCGAGCGCGACCGCCCCTTCGTCCGCAAGTACGGCCGGGCCCTGGCGCTCGCCTTCACGGCCGGCCTGCCGATGGTCCTGGGGTTCCTGGTGCTCGTCGCGGGTGAGACGGTCGGCGACGCCGTGGCCCGCACCCTCGGCCACGGGACGGGCGGGGCCGCGTGGTGGGCCGTGCTGGACGTACCGGCCGGACTGCTGCTGGCCTGGGTCGCGTCGGCGGTGATCCTGCGCTGGTCGCCCCGCCGCGACCAGCCCGGCTACACCTGGCTGGCCTTCGGCTCGGCGGTCCATCTGGTGCTGTGGATCTCGGCGACCTGGCTGCTCGCGCTGTACGTCGGACGGAGCGGGGCCTTCGGCGCCGTGTACGGTCCGCTCACGGCCTTCATCGCCCTGCTGCTGTGGGCCAACCTGACCGCCGTGGCGCTCTTCCTCGGCATCGCGTTCGCGGCCCAGTTGGAGGCGGCCCGGGCGGGCATCCGTACGCCGGTGAAGCCGGACCCCGGACCGGGCGCCTGA